The following proteins come from a genomic window of Frankia casuarinae:
- a CDS encoding STAS domain-containing protein, with protein MRVDAGALRMSVRRTGEDVLIELAGELDTAGRLRFREQIGEHLGRGGGTVTVDVAGLRSIDVPGLAALLRADLLLRRVHSCLEIQAPTPAFAALLREAGLDGRLRVGGGSRRR; from the coding sequence ATGCGGGTGGATGCTGGAGCCTTGCGGATGTCCGTGCGGCGGACAGGCGAGGACGTGCTCATCGAACTCGCCGGGGAACTCGACACGGCCGGGCGGCTCCGGTTCCGTGAGCAGATCGGCGAGCATCTTGGCCGGGGCGGGGGGACGGTCACGGTGGATGTCGCGGGCCTGCGCTCGATCGACGTCCCGGGGCTCGCAGCTCTGCTCCGCGCCGATCTGCTGCTCCGCCGGGTGCACTCATGTCTGGAGATCCAGGCACCCACGCCGGCGTTCGCCGCGTTGTTGCGGGAGGCCGGTCTCGACGGTCGGCTGCGGGTCGGTGGGGGATCCCGCCGCCGCTGA
- a CDS encoding ATP-binding cassette domain-containing protein encodes MPRSDLRREALVTAVVEIDHLAKRYGSQRAVRDVSFTVREGNITGFLRPNGSGKTTTLRILLSLVTPGSGSVLVFGGCGAVEVNAAGWRVVGWGVLAQVAALLAVRRELPS; translated from the coding sequence TTGCCCCGCTCGGACCTCCGCCGGGAGGCTCTCGTCACCGCCGTCGTTGAAATAGACCATCTGGCCAAGCGATACGGGTCCCAGCGCGCCGTCCGGGACGTGAGTTTCACGGTGCGGGAAGGGAACATCACCGGTTTTCTGCGGCCGAACGGCTCCGGCAAGACAACGACGCTGCGCATCCTGCTGAGTCTGGTCACCCCTGGTTCCGGCAGTGTGCTGGTCTTCGGTGGCTGCGGGGCGGTCGAGGTGAACGCGGCCGGCTGGAGAGTAGTCGGCTGGGGAGTGTTGGCCCAGGTGGCGGCGCTCCTCGCGGTGCGGCGGGAGCTGCCGTCATGA
- the pgi gene encoding glucose-6-phosphate isomerase, producing the protein MSTTEPAAPVAPLDITATEEWAALTTHLREISEVSLRDLFAADPRRGETFAAEADGLYLDYSKNRLTARTVELLTALARRAGLADRIEAMFRGERINVTENRPVLHVALRAPAGTRIEVDGVDVVPDVHRVLDAMSQFADRVRSGDWLGATGERIRTVVNIGIGGSDLGPAMAYDALRDYADRSIEVRFVSNVDPTDIWEATADLDPASTLFIVSSKTFTTLETISNARAARSWLTGLLGEDAVSRHFVAVSTNAEKVAEFGIDTVNMFEFWDWVGGRYSVDCAIGLSLMIAIGPPNFREFLAGFAAMDTHFRTAPFERNLPVLLGLIGLWYRDFFGTATHAVLPYSHYLGRFPAYLQQLDMESNGKSVDLTGRPVSTPTGPIVWGTPGTNGQHAYYQLLHQGTTIVPADFIGFVRPNHPGVGTADGAGVDQHALLLANFLAQTEALAFGRTAAEVAAEGVTPDLVAHRTFPGNRPSNTLLAQKLTPFALGQLIALYEHKVFTQGVIWGINSFDQWGVELGKVLAGRIIPELGSEQEPELGHDSSTNALIKRLRAG; encoded by the coding sequence ATGTCGACAACCGAGCCCGCTGCCCCGGTGGCTCCGCTGGACATCACCGCGACCGAGGAATGGGCGGCGCTCACCACGCATCTGCGCGAGATCTCCGAGGTGTCCCTGCGGGATCTGTTCGCCGCCGATCCCCGGCGTGGCGAGACGTTCGCCGCCGAAGCGGACGGACTCTATCTTGACTACTCCAAGAACCGGCTGACCGCGCGCACCGTCGAGTTGCTGACCGCGCTGGCCCGGCGCGCCGGGCTGGCGGACCGGATCGAGGCGATGTTCCGGGGCGAGAGAATCAACGTCACCGAGAACCGACCGGTGTTGCACGTGGCGTTGCGCGCCCCGGCCGGAACCCGGATCGAGGTGGATGGCGTCGACGTCGTCCCCGACGTGCATCGGGTGCTCGACGCGATGTCCCAATTCGCCGACCGGGTGCGGTCGGGGGACTGGCTGGGGGCCACCGGTGAGCGGATCCGGACGGTGGTCAACATCGGCATCGGCGGCTCCGACCTGGGACCCGCCATGGCCTACGACGCCCTGCGCGACTATGCCGACCGGTCGATCGAAGTCCGGTTCGTCTCCAACGTCGACCCCACCGACATCTGGGAGGCTACCGCCGATCTCGATCCGGCCAGCACCCTGTTCATCGTCTCGTCCAAGACGTTCACCACCCTGGAAACGATCTCCAACGCGCGGGCCGCACGGTCCTGGCTCACCGGCCTGCTCGGCGAGGACGCCGTTTCCCGGCACTTCGTCGCGGTCTCCACGAATGCCGAGAAGGTCGCCGAGTTCGGTATCGACACCGTGAACATGTTCGAGTTCTGGGACTGGGTGGGCGGCCGGTACTCGGTGGACTGCGCGATCGGCCTCTCGCTGATGATCGCGATCGGGCCGCCGAACTTCCGGGAGTTCCTCGCCGGTTTCGCCGCTATGGACACGCACTTCCGGACGGCTCCGTTCGAGCGGAACCTTCCGGTTCTGCTCGGTCTGATCGGCCTGTGGTACCGCGACTTCTTCGGTACAGCGACGCACGCGGTGCTGCCCTACAGCCACTACCTGGGCCGATTCCCGGCTTATCTCCAGCAGCTGGACATGGAGAGCAATGGGAAGTCGGTCGATCTCACCGGGCGGCCCGTGTCGACGCCGACCGGACCGATCGTCTGGGGGACTCCCGGCACGAACGGACAGCATGCGTACTACCAGCTCCTGCACCAGGGGACAACGATCGTTCCGGCCGATTTCATCGGCTTCGTCCGGCCGAACCATCCCGGGGTGGGCACGGCGGATGGCGCCGGGGTGGACCAGCACGCCCTGCTGCTGGCCAACTTCCTGGCGCAGACAGAGGCCCTCGCGTTCGGCCGGACAGCCGCGGAGGTGGCCGCCGAGGGTGTCACGCCGGACCTCGTTGCGCATCGGACCTTCCCGGGTAATCGACCCTCGAACACCCTGCTGGCCCAGAAGCTGACTCCGTTCGCCCTCGGTCAGCTGATCGCACTGTACGAGCACAAGGTGTTCACCCAGGGGGTCATCTGGGGGATCAACAGTTTCGACCAGTGGGGCGTGGAGCTCGGCAAGGTGCTGGCCGGTCGGATCATTCCGGAACTCGGGTCCGAGCAGGAACCGGAGCTGGGGCATGACAGCTCGACGAATGCTCTGATCAAGCGTCTGCGGGCCGGCTGA
- a CDS encoding adenylate/guanylate cyclase domain-containing protein produces MVPCPTCAEDNHERARFCSGCGNPLPTPGSGARKTVTIMFVDITGSTDIGERIDSEPLQQVMWRFFTTVREVIYIHGGSVEKFIGDAVFAVFGIPVLHEDDALRAVRAALDIRAAMEALNADLQREWGLKLRVRIGINTGEVTVAGGGVTGDPVNVASRLEHAAPPDEILIGDTTYRFIRHSVTVSPLGPLVVQGKRDPLRVHRLIGLVDPTAGPGSRAPTHGFTAPVIGRNRERRRLQDAFEAVVEERTCHLFTVLGPAGIGKSRMVGEFCAAMANRATVLTGRCLSYGEGIAYWPLMEMVRQATGLSADESAPDGRRRLRELLDGVTQAAEIVEALAPLVGLGGAELGPQESFWAVRSFFQALAARRPLILWFDDVHWAEPTLLDLLENIADWSRDAPIMLLCLARPELLEERRDWGGGKLNATSMLLAPLTEARCQRLIRTLMGSDDLDPALVSRITTSAAGNPLFVEQMVAALVDDGLLRREGSRWIATGSLRNVTVPPTISSLLAARLDRLDPPERRVLERAAIVGERFYLDAVIDLSDPSEQPMVAAHCLSLVRKELVHPDRSDLPGVEAFRFLHVLLRDCAYQSTAKRQRADLHQRFAQWLQTRLEGGPGEHDELVGYHLEQAFRYRVEIGQRDTETIELGRSAATCLIEAADRVRQGDETGAAQLLKRAITLLPETDPLRLRAEIDLGWALYSFGRLSDAERILRQVTERARRAGEEGLRAHARLAYLRVLFSTDPEGLVARTLTEAAVCLTNFVQAGDEVGAALACRSQANAYLAAGQFAAAERAMENAVRHAEESGVPRAAQSLRRELTMLMSWGPRPVAVGITRANEALDAAGDDRALRRAVLAQLAVLTAMSGDLEGARIHLKATEEIVHDLRAPRTDPFHGGFVVARVALLADELAVAERELRRSCRQLSRMGERAFLANRAAALADVLVRLGKVDDAGKYVTRCRDAAAADQLPAQAGWCGVHAKLLALRGRDAEALRFADTAVDLASRTDDVDGQGHALLSRAEVLYRAGRKDDAAESLEAGITRYLHRGNVAAANLGRRLFDALDGPPPGTGGPPPGTGDPSAGTGDPSPGTG; encoded by the coding sequence ATGGTGCCGTGCCCGACATGCGCGGAGGACAACCACGAGCGGGCCCGCTTCTGCTCCGGATGTGGGAACCCCCTTCCCACCCCGGGGAGCGGCGCCCGGAAGACCGTGACGATCATGTTCGTGGACATCACCGGGTCCACCGACATCGGCGAGAGAATCGACTCCGAACCGCTGCAGCAGGTCATGTGGCGGTTCTTCACCACCGTCCGTGAAGTGATCTACATCCACGGCGGATCGGTCGAGAAGTTCATCGGCGACGCCGTCTTCGCCGTCTTCGGCATTCCCGTGCTGCACGAGGACGACGCGCTGCGCGCGGTTCGCGCCGCCCTCGACATCCGGGCGGCGATGGAGGCGCTCAATGCCGACCTGCAGCGCGAGTGGGGCCTGAAACTGCGGGTGCGGATCGGGATCAACACCGGCGAGGTGACCGTCGCAGGCGGTGGCGTCACCGGCGATCCGGTGAACGTCGCCTCCCGGCTGGAACACGCCGCTCCCCCCGACGAGATCCTCATCGGGGACACCACCTACCGCTTCATCCGGCACAGCGTCACGGTAAGCCCGCTCGGCCCCCTGGTCGTCCAGGGCAAGCGCGACCCGCTGCGGGTGCACCGGTTGATCGGGCTGGTAGACCCGACCGCGGGTCCCGGCAGCCGGGCCCCGACCCACGGCTTCACCGCCCCGGTCATCGGGCGTAACCGGGAACGCCGCCGGCTGCAGGACGCCTTCGAGGCCGTGGTCGAGGAACGCACCTGCCACCTGTTCACCGTGCTGGGCCCGGCGGGCATCGGCAAGTCCCGGATGGTCGGCGAGTTCTGCGCGGCCATGGCGAACCGGGCGACCGTGCTCACCGGGCGTTGCCTGTCCTACGGCGAGGGCATCGCCTACTGGCCGCTGATGGAGATGGTGCGCCAGGCCACTGGTCTGTCCGCTGACGAGAGCGCCCCGGACGGGCGGCGTCGGCTGCGGGAACTGCTCGACGGTGTCACCCAGGCGGCGGAGATCGTCGAGGCGCTCGCGCCCCTGGTGGGGCTGGGCGGCGCGGAACTCGGTCCGCAGGAAAGCTTCTGGGCCGTCCGGTCCTTCTTCCAGGCGCTGGCGGCCCGACGCCCGCTGATCCTGTGGTTCGACGACGTGCACTGGGCCGAGCCGACCCTGCTCGACCTGCTGGAGAACATCGCCGACTGGTCCCGCGACGCCCCCATCATGCTGCTGTGCCTGGCCCGCCCGGAACTGCTGGAGGAGCGGCGGGACTGGGGAGGCGGCAAGCTCAACGCCACCTCGATGCTGCTGGCGCCGCTGACCGAGGCGCGCTGCCAGCGCCTGATCCGCACCCTGATGGGCTCCGACGACCTCGACCCGGCCCTCGTCTCCCGGATCACTACCTCCGCGGCCGGCAACCCACTGTTCGTCGAGCAGATGGTGGCGGCCCTCGTCGACGACGGCCTGCTGCGCCGGGAGGGCAGCCGGTGGATCGCCACCGGCAGCCTGCGCAACGTGACGGTGCCGCCGACCATCTCGTCCCTGCTCGCGGCCCGGCTCGACCGGCTCGACCCGCCCGAACGGCGGGTCCTTGAACGCGCCGCCATCGTGGGGGAACGCTTCTACCTCGACGCTGTCATCGACCTGTCGGACCCGAGCGAACAGCCGATGGTCGCCGCCCACTGTCTGAGCCTGGTCCGCAAGGAACTGGTGCATCCGGACCGGTCCGACCTGCCCGGCGTCGAGGCGTTTCGGTTCCTGCACGTGCTGCTGCGCGACTGCGCCTACCAGTCCACCGCCAAACGGCAGCGCGCCGATCTGCACCAGCGGTTCGCCCAGTGGCTGCAGACCCGGCTGGAGGGTGGCCCCGGTGAGCACGACGAACTGGTCGGCTACCATCTGGAGCAGGCGTTTCGTTACCGGGTGGAGATCGGGCAGCGCGACACCGAGACGATCGAGCTGGGCCGATCCGCGGCGACCTGTCTGATCGAGGCGGCGGACCGGGTGCGCCAGGGCGACGAGACCGGCGCGGCCCAGCTGCTCAAGCGGGCCATCACCCTGCTGCCCGAGACGGACCCACTGCGGCTACGGGCCGAGATCGACCTCGGCTGGGCGCTGTACTCGTTCGGCCGGCTCTCCGACGCCGAGCGCATCCTGCGCCAGGTGACCGAGCGGGCCCGGCGCGCCGGGGAGGAGGGCCTGCGGGCCCACGCCCGGCTCGCGTACCTGCGGGTGCTGTTCTCCACCGATCCGGAGGGCCTGGTCGCCAGGACGCTGACCGAAGCCGCGGTGTGCCTGACCAACTTCGTGCAGGCCGGCGACGAGGTCGGCGCGGCGCTCGCCTGCCGCAGCCAGGCCAATGCCTACCTGGCGGCCGGGCAGTTCGCCGCGGCCGAGCGGGCGATGGAGAACGCCGTCCGGCACGCGGAGGAGTCCGGCGTGCCCCGGGCCGCGCAGTCGCTGCGCCGCGAGCTCACCATGCTCATGAGTTGGGGGCCCCGGCCGGTCGCCGTCGGGATCACCCGGGCGAACGAGGCCCTCGACGCCGCCGGCGACGACCGGGCTCTGCGTCGGGCCGTGCTCGCCCAGCTCGCGGTCCTCACCGCCATGTCGGGGGATCTGGAGGGCGCGCGGATCCATCTCAAGGCGACCGAGGAGATCGTTCACGACCTGCGCGCCCCGCGGACCGACCCCTTTCATGGCGGGTTCGTCGTGGCCCGGGTGGCGCTGCTCGCCGACGAGCTGGCAGTCGCCGAGCGGGAGCTGCGGCGAAGCTGCCGGCAGCTGTCCCGGATGGGGGAACGCGCGTTCCTGGCCAACCGGGCCGCGGCACTCGCCGACGTTCTCGTCCGGCTCGGCAAGGTTGACGACGCGGGCAAGTATGTCACCCGGTGTCGGGACGCCGCCGCCGCCGACCAGCTACCGGCCCAGGCCGGATGGTGCGGGGTCCACGCGAAGCTCCTGGCGCTGCGCGGCCGCGATGCCGAGGCCCTCCGGTTCGCCGACACCGCCGTCGATCTCGCCAGCCGCACCGACGACGTCGACGGCCAGGGACATGCGCTGCTGTCCCGCGCCGAGGTTCTCTACCGGGCCGGCCGCAAGGACGACGCCGCCGAGAGCCTGGAGGCTGGCATCACCCGGTATCTGCACCGGGGCAACGTCGCCGCGGCAAACCTCGGCCGCCGGCTGTTCGACGCGCTCGACGGTCCCCCGCCGGGAACCGGAGGCCCCCCACCAGGGACGGGAGACCCCTCAGCAGGGACGGGAGACCCCTCGCCAGGAACTGGCTAG
- a CDS encoding nitroreductase family protein, translated as MDALACLMTRRTATRLVEPGPTVEQIMIMLGAATTAPDHKMLRPWRFVVVRSDARATLAAAIKRAAEALGGLPEPVIRKTAGKATRSPALIAVVASRVGSKVPVAEQDASAAAAAQNICLAAHALGVASAWKSVPMQDSAEVRGAFGLTSDEVLVGWVELGTQADTAPLPARPAVRLAQVATEMEVDGTLVPVAADDRISQFGQVTTV; from the coding sequence ATGGACGCTCTCGCCTGCCTGATGACGCGCCGCACAGCGACCCGGCTCGTCGAACCCGGTCCGACGGTGGAGCAGATTATGATCATGCTTGGCGCCGCCACCACGGCGCCGGATCACAAGATGCTGCGGCCCTGGCGCTTCGTGGTTGTGCGGAGCGATGCCCGCGCCACCCTGGCTGCGGCGATCAAGCGGGCCGCCGAGGCCCTCGGCGGGTTGCCCGAGCCGGTCATCCGCAAGACCGCGGGCAAGGCCACCCGTTCCCCGGCGCTCATCGCCGTCGTCGCATCCCGTGTCGGTTCGAAGGTTCCGGTCGCCGAGCAGGACGCCTCGGCCGCGGCAGCGGCGCAGAACATCTGCCTGGCCGCGCACGCGCTCGGCGTCGCCTCGGCCTGGAAGTCGGTGCCGATGCAGGACAGCGCCGAGGTCCGGGGGGCGTTCGGGCTGACGTCGGACGAGGTGCTGGTCGGCTGGGTGGAGCTCGGGACCCAGGCGGACACCGCGCCGCTGCCGGCGCGGCCCGCCGTTCGGCTGGCCCAGGTCGCGACGGAGATGGAGGTCGACGGGACGCTGGTTCCCGTGGCGGCGGACGATCGGATCTCCCAGTTCGGGCAAGTGACCACGGTGTGA